The region CCCGTAAGGGGCTTCCGCTTCTTCAGCGGCCCACGTTGGGCCGCCATGGGTACAAAAAGGCCCCCGCCTAGGCGGGGGCCTTCGCTTTTGAGGGCTAGGTGGGCCTAGCGAGGGGAAACCGCGCCACCTCCACCAGGTCTCCCCCGTCCTGGTCCTTCACCAAGGCCACCTCCTTCACCAAAAAGGAGCGGCGGAAGGGCAAGGGGAGCTTGGCCGCCAAGGCCCTAGCCTCCTCCTCGCCAAGCCCCAGGGCCAGGGTGATGTGGGGAATGTAGCTTGGCCCCTCAATCTCCTTAAGGGGCGGGGCCAGGGGCTCGAGGGCGTGGAAGAGCCTCCGGAAGGCGCTACCCCCGTAGGCCCGGAGGTAGACCACCCCCTGGGGAAAATGGCCCCACCCCCCAAGCCGCAGGCGGAAGGGGGCATGCCCCCGCAGGATGCCCTCGAGGGCAATCTTTAGGGCCTCCTCCTCGTAGGGCCATTCAAAGGGCTGGCGCAGGTTGAGGTGGGGCGGGCCAAACCCCCGCACCCCGTGTTCGGCCTGCAAGGCCTCCAGGAAGGCCCGGAGGTCAGGGGGCGGCCACACCAGCACCCCGTACACGCCGCCAGTATACCTGGATGGCCAAGGCGCCCGGAGGCTTAGCCCTGTCCCAGAAAAATCCGCTTCAGAAACGTAACGGGCCTCGTTTCCGGGACATATTGCCCTTGACTTGTGTCATGATGGGGGTGTGAGCTAAAGCCGTAAGGAGGTAGCTTTATGAAAAAAGCCCTTCTCGCCCTCCTGGCCCTTGGCCTCATGGTGGCCTTTTCCAGCAAGGAGGCCATCCAGAAGGAGTGGGAGCAAAGCGCCCACAACAACGGGGTCATGGGGAACAAGACCCTCACCGAGGCCACGGTGGAGGCACGCCAAGCCAACGCCGCCCACTGCGCCCGTTGCCACAGCGAGCAAGGCTTCCTGGCCTGGTTGGAGCAACTCCAGAAGGGGAACCCCGGAAACCTGGTGGGTCCGGACGGGAAGCCCGCCACCGTGGAATATCTCAAGTCCCTGGGGCTCACCAAGGACCAGGTGAAGCCCATCACCTGCAACACCTGCCACGACCAGGACGGGGACCTGCGCCTCGTCCACGACACCCCCATGCTCCCCTCGGGCTTCAAGGCCACGGCGGTGGGGAACGCCGCCTTGTGCATCACCTGCCACAACTCTAGAAACGGCCGCATCACCTGGAACGCCGAGGACCCAGGCCGCTACACCTACCCCCACGCCTCCAGCCAGGGGGATGTGATCCTGGGCAAGAACGCCTACTTCGTGGACGACACCAAGGAGTGGCCTAACCCCCACGCCTTCTTTACCGGGAACGCCTGCTCCGCCTGCCACATGAGCCTGGCGGGCACCGGGGAATACTCAAGCCACACCTTCAAGGCCCCGGAAAACCTCTGCGCCTCCTGCCACGGGGCCAAGTACACCCAGGAGATGGTCCAGGAGAACACCGAGCACCTCCTCTCCCTCCTCCGGGCTAAGGTGAACGCCAAGGTGCTGGCGGTGCGGGACCGCATCAAGACCGTGCGGGCCTACAACCCCGAAACCGGCCAGTTCACGCCGAACGTGGCGGTGAAGGCCCCGGTGTACCGGGCGGACATCCTCTCCATCGCCGGCCAGATCGCCTTCAAGATGACCCTCACGGACGGGACGGTCCTCTACAGCCAGCTTGGGGACATCCGGGACGAGAAGGGCCAGCCCGTGTTCGCCACCAAGGACCCCGTGGTGCGGGCGGCTTGGAACTACCTCCTCATTGAAAACGATGGCTCCAAGGGCGTGCACAACCCCACCTACACCCGGGCCGTGCTCCTGGCCACTTTGAATGCCTTGCAGTAGGGAAAGGCTTCCTGCCCCCGGGGCCTAGGCCCCGGGGTTTTCCCGTACCATGGAGGCGTGAGCCGCACCTATCTTTACCGGGGGCGCATCCTGAACCTGGCCCTGGAAGGGCGCTACGAAATCGTGGAGCACAAGCCGGCGGTGGCCATCATCGCCCTCCGCGAGGGCAAGATGCTCTTCGTTCGCCAGATGCGCCCCGCCGTGGGCCTTGCCCCCTTGGAAATCCCGGCGGGGCTCATAGAGCCCGGGGAAGACCCCTTACAGGCGGCCCAGAGGGAGCTCGCCGAGGAAACGGGGCTTGCGGGGGACCTGAGCTACCTTTTTAGCTTCTACGTGTCCCCGGGCTTCACCGACGAAAAGACCTTCGTCTTCCTGGCCCAGAACCTAAAGGAGGCCCAGGCCACCCCCGACGAGGACGAGGCCATAGAGGTGGTCTGGCTGGAGCCGGAAAAGGCCTTGGAGCTACACCAGAAAGGCCAAGCGGAGTTTTCCGCCACCGGCCTCGTGGGGGTCCTCTACTACCATGCTTTTCTCCGAGGTCGCTGACGTCCCCAAAGGCCCCAAGGTGGTGGCCGTGGGCTCCTTTGACGGGGTGCACCTGGGCCACCAGTACCTCCTGCGCCAGGCCCTGGCGGAGGCCAAAGCCTTAAAGGAGCCCCTTCTCGTCTACACCTTTGACCCCCCCACCAAGGTCTTCACCCGGGGGGAGGGCTTCCTCATGGACCTCACGGAGAAGGTGGAGGCCCTGAGGGGGGTGGGGGTGGAGCTCATCCTGGCGGTGCCCTTCAACGAAGCGTTCGCCCAAAGGCCGGCGGAGGCCTTCCTGGAAGACCTGAGGGCCCTAGGGGCAAGCCGCATCTACGTGGGGGAGGATTTCCGCTTTGGCCGGGGCCGGGCGGGAGGGGTGGAGGAGCTTTCCCGGGTGGCCCCCACCCGCATCGTCCCCCTCCTCACCCTAGGGGGCGAGGCGGTGAAGAGTAGCCGCATCCGCGCCCTCCTCCTGGAGGGAAGGGTGGAGGAGGCCCGCCACCTCCTGGGCCGTCCGTACGGGGCCTATGGGGTGGTGGTGGAAGGGGAAAAGCTCGGGCGAAAACTGGGCTTCCCCACGGCCAACCTGGCGGTGCACCCCAAGAAGGTCCTACCCCCCGGGGTCTACGCCGTGGAGGTGGAAGGGGCCTTTGGCCGCCACAAGGGGGTGGCCAACGTGGGCACAAGGCCCACCCTGGGCGGGGAGGAAAGGCGGCTTGAGGTCCACCTCCTAGGCTTTGCCGGGGAGCTTTATGGAGAGGAGGCCCGGGTGCGCTTCCTGAAGCGCCTCAGGGAGGAAAGGCGCTTTCCTAGCCTCGAGGCCCTCAGGGCGCAGATCGCCGAGGACGTGGCGCAGGCCCGGGCCTACTTCGGGCTCTAATCCACCCCCGGGTCAAAGTAGGTGAGCTTGGGGTGCTTGTTGGCCCTAAGCTCGTCCAAGCGGCGGACCGGGGTGGTGTAGGGGGCGTTTTCCAGCCACTCCTTGGGCTTTTGCAAGAGCTCCCCCATGGCCTCGGCGAAGGCCTCGAGGGTCTCCTTGCTCTCCGTCTCCGTGGGCTCCACCATTAGGGCCTCCTTGACGATCAAGGGGAAGTAGACCGTGGGGGGGTGGAAGCCCAGCTCCAAAAGCCCCTTGGCCAGGTCCAAGGCCCTATACCCCTGGGGAGGCTGGGCCACGAACTCGTGCATGCAGGGCCCGTCGTAGGGCACCCGGTAGCCCTTTTCCTTCAAGAGCTCCTTCAGGTAGCGGGCGTTGAGAACGGAAAGGGCCGCCGCCCTCTTAAGCCCGGGAAGCCCCAGGGTACGGATGTATGCCCATGCGCGCACCAGGGCCAAGAAGTTCCCGTAGAAGCTCTTCACCCGCCCGATGCTCTTGGGCCGGTCAAAGTCCAGGTAGTACCCCTCCTCCCCCTTGGCCACCAGGGGCACGGGCAGGTAGGGGGCCAGGTGGGCCTTCACCCCCACAGGACCCGAGCCGGGGCCACCCCCGCCGTGGGGCACGGTGAAGGTCTTGTGCAGGTTCAGGTGGACCACGTCAAAGCCCATGTCCCCGGGGCGGGCCCAGCCCATGATGGCGTTCAGGTTGGCCCCGTCGTAGTAAAGCTGCACCCCCGCCGCCTTGGCCAGGCGGGAGATCTCCAGGATGCGCCTTTCAAAAAGCCCCAAGGTGTTGGGGTTGGTGAGCATGATGGCGGCCACGTGGGGGCCGAGCTCCCGCTTGAGGGCCTCGAGGTCCACCTCCCCATCGGGCCCCGAGGGAACCTCCTTTACCTGGTAGCCCGCCATGCTGGCGGTGGCGGGGTTGGAGCCGTGGGCCGAGTCCGGCACCAGCACGAGCCGCCGCGTCTTCCCCTCCCCCCGGTCCTCGTGGTAGGCGCGGATGACCAGGATCCCCGTGAGCTCCCCGTGGGCCCCGGCGGCGGGCTCTAGGGTGATGGCGTCCATGCCCGTGAGGGCCTTCAGGTACTCCCCGAGCTCCCACATGAGGGCCAAGGCCCCTTGGGCCGTCTTGGGGTCCTGGTAGGGGTGGAGGTCGGCGAAAAGCCGCGCCGCCTCCTCGTGGAGCTTGGGGTTGTACTTCATGGTGCAGCTCCCCAAGGGGTAGAAGGTGGTGTCCACCCCCACCTGGCGGCGGGAAAGCCCCGTGTAGTGGCGCACCAGGGTGAGCTCGTCCACCTCGGGAAGCCTAGGCGGGGTTTCCCGCAGGAAGGCCTTGGGGATGAGGCTTTCCGCCTGGGGCGCTTCCTTGACGAGCTTCAGGCCCCGCCTACCCTTGCGGCTCCGTTCAAAAATCAGGGGATAGTTCACGCCAACACCTCCTTCAAGGCATCCCTTAGGGCCAAGAGGTCCTCTTCTTCGTGAAGCTCCGTGGCGGCGAAGAGGGCGAGGTTTTCCCCGTACTCCTCGGGCACGGGGGTGGCGGCGTGGAAACCCCGGGCCGCCAGGGCCGCCCGCACCGCCTCCGGGGGCTTGGGAAGCCTCAGGGCGAACTCGTTGAAGAAGGGCTTGGGCGTGAAGGCCTCCACCCCCGGCACCTCCAGGAGGAGCTGGTAAAGCCGGTGGGCCAGGGCCACGCCCCGGAGGGCCACCTCCTTAAGCCCCTCGGGCCCCAAGGCCGCCAGGTACATGGCCCCCATGAGGGCGGTGAGCTGGGCGTTGGTGGTGATGTTGCTCTTGGCCTTGGCCCGCCTTATGTACTGCTCCCGGGCCTGCAGGGTGAGGATGAAGCCCCGCTTGCCCTCGGCGTCCACCGTCTCGGAAACCAGGCGCCCCGGGAGCTGGCGCACGAAGGCCTTCTTGGTGGCCAGGTAGCCGAAGTGGGGGCCGCCAAAGCCCATGGGCAGGCCCAGGCTCTGCCCATCCCCCACGGCGATGTCCGCCCCGTAGGCCCCCGGGGGCTTGAGGACCCCAAGGGAAAGGGGGTCGGCCACCGCCACGAAAAGGGCCCCCACCCGGTGGGCCGCCTCCGCCAGGGGGGCGAGGTCCTCCAGGGCCCCCAGGTAGTTGGGGTTCTGCCCCACCACCGCCCCCACCCCCTCGGGCACCGGGAAGGAGGGGGTGCGCCCTCCTTCCAGGGGCAGGGTCTTGAGCTCCGCCCCCACCGCCTCCAGATAGGCCTTGAGCACCGCCCGGTACTCGGGGTGAACCCCTTGGGAGACCAGGACCTCCATCCGGCCCGTTTCCCTCAAGGCCAGGAGGACCCCTTCCGCCAAGGCGGTGGCGCCGTCGTACATGGAGGCGTTGGCCACCTCGAGGCCCGTAAGCTCGGCGATCATGGTCTGGTACTCAAAGGTGGCCTGGAGGACCCCCTGGCTCACCTCGGGCTGGTAGGGGGTGTAGGCGGTGAGGAACTCCCCCCGGCCCGCCAGGGCCTGGACCACGGGGGGCACGTGGTGGCTCCGGATCCCCCCGCCCAGGAAGGCCTTGCGGGCGGGCTTGTTCTTCTCGGCAAGCCGCCTCAGCGCCTCCAAAACCGCCCACTCGGGCATGGGCTCGGGCAGGGCGATTTCGGGGTTTAGGATCTCCTCGGGCAGGTGGCGGAAGAGGTCCTCCAGGCGCTCCGCCCCCACCCGCTTAAGCATCTCCTGGATCTCCTCCTCGGTATGGGGCGTATAATCCATAGGTCCATCCTTAAACAAAACCCCCGGGCCATTTGACCCGGGGCCACAGAGGGGCACGCCCCCCCGCCTAAGCCCGTGCGGGGAAGGGCCGCCCTCGGGAAAGCCATGTTAGGCCTCGCTCTCCAAAGCCTCCTGGTACCCATCCGCATCCAGGAGGTCGTCCAGGTCCCCCATGTCCAGGGGGCGGAGGCGGAAGATCCAACCCTCCCCGTAGGGGTCTTGGTTGATGAGCTCCGGGGTCTTCTCCAGGACCAGGTTCACCTCCACCACCTCCCCGGCCACGGGGGCGTAGATATCGGAGGCGGTCTTCACGCTCTCCACCACCGCCACCGCCTCGCCCTTCTCCACCTTGCGCCCCACCTCGGGGAGCTCCACGTAGACCACGTCTCCCAGGGCGTCTTGGGCGTAGTCGGTGATGCCCACCAGTACCGTGTCCCCTTCGGGCAGGGCCCACTCGTGGGTCTTGGTGTAAAAGCGGTCCTTGGGTATGTCCATAGCGCCTCCTAACCCCCGCTATTTTAGCGGCACAAAGGGCAAGGGGCTAAGGGAAGCCTGTACCCGCCTTCCCCGCACCTCCACGAAGAAGGGCGCTTCCGCCCCCTCCTCCACGTAGGCCAGGGCGATGCCCTTTTCCAGAAGGGGAGAGTAGCCCCCGCTCGTCACCCGGCCCACCGGGGCTTCGCCGGAGAATACCCGGTAGCCTTCCCGGGGGATGCCCGTTTCCAGGACCAAGCCCACGAGCTTTTCCCGGCAGGCTCCGGAAAGCATGGCCTCCTTGCCGAAAAAGGCCTTCTCCTTCTTCACCACCCAGGCCCAAGGGGTGCAGAGGGGGTTGGTGGTGTCGGTGAGCTCGTGGCCGTAGAGGGGGAAGCCGGCCTCGAGGCGCAGGGTATCCCGGGCCCCAAGGCCACAGGGCTTCGCCCCCGCCTCCACCAGGGCCAGGAAGACCGCCTCGGCGTCCTCGGGGGCCAGGAAGAGCTCAAACCCGTCCTCCCCCGTGTACCCCGTGCGGGCAAGGAGGGCAGGGCGGCCCGCCACCTGGGCCTGGAAGACATCGTTCTTCTTGCGCCCCTTTAGGTCGGCGTCGGTAAGCCCCTGCAGGAGGCTTTCCGCCTTGGGGCCTTGGAGGGCGAGGAGGGCGGTGGCCTCGGAGCGGTCCAAAAGCTCCACCCGGAAGCCTTCTGCCAAGGCCTCGAGGTGGGCGAAGTCCTTGGCGATGTTGGCGGCGTTGACCACCATGAGGTACTCCGCCTCGCCCAGGCGGTAGAGGTAGATATCGTCCACCACCCCGCCCCTTTCGTTTGGGAGCATGGAGTACTGGGCCCTCCCCACCTTGAGCCGGGCGGCGTCGTTCGCCGTGGCCCACTGGAGGAAGGGGAGCGCCTCCTCCCCCCGCACCCAGAACTCCCCCATGTGGCTCACGTCAAACACGCCCGCTTCCCGCCTCACCGCCAGGTGCTCCTCCACGATGGAGGTGTACTGCAGGGGAAGGGCGTAGCCGGCAAAGGCCACCATGCGCCCGCCCAGGCGCAGGTGGGCCTCGTAAAGGGGGGTGCGCTTCATACCAAGGCTATGCTACCCCTAAAAGAGCTCGCGCCTCAGGGCCTCGGCGGAGTTGTCCTCCAAGACCTCCTCCCGCTTGGTGGCCCAGGCGGGGAAGGGGAAGCGCACCAAAAGGGGCACGGGGATCTCCGGCTGGTGGAGGATCACCCACCCCTGGGGCAGGATGAGGGCCCGTTGGCGGAAGGTGGTGGGGAGGTAGCGGTACTCGGGGCGCTCCGCCTCGGCGGCGTCCAGGCGGCCCACCACCCTTATGGCGGCGTTCCCCACCACCCGGCGCTCCACCTCGCTCGCCGTCTGCTCCGCCCCGATGAGGATGACGCCCAAGGAGCGGCCCCTTTCCGCGATGTCCAAAAGCACGTCCTTGATGGGGCCCTCCTCGTCCCGGGGGGCGTACTTGTTGAGCTCGTCCAAGACGATGAAGACCCGGCCCCGGTACTGCCCCCGCTCCTTGCGCTCAAAGACGTCCTTGAGGAGGCTTCCCACCACGAACATCTGCGCCTGGGGGGAGAGCTTGGCCAGGTCCACCACGTGGACCTGCTCGCCCTTCAGGGGGTCTGGGGGGTTTCCGGGGCGGTCGCCCCGGATGAGGTGGGCCACGTTCTCCACGCTGGCCCTAAGCCGCCTCACGAAGGCCTCGAGGGTGCCCCGGGCCTGCCTTGCGGTCCAGGACCTGTCCCCTTCCCCCTCCCCCGTTTCCGGGCCCAGGAGCTTGTACTCCAGGTAGCGCACCAGGTCGGCGAAGCTCCTTAGGGGCACTTTGCCCAGGGCGTCAAAGGCCTTCGCCTCGGGTAGCTCCTCCCGGGGCCAGTCGTCCACCAGGAGGTGGGGGCCCTTCTGCCCCTCGGCGAGGCGCCGGAGCTTTTCCGTGAGGTGCTGGACCAAAAAGCCCAGGTTGGTCATGAAGCCCCGGTCGGCGAAGAGGAAGGGGAGAAGCCCCCTTTGGCAGAACTGGACCAGGTCGTAGTGGTAGGCCCGCACTCCCTCGAGGCGGGTGTCCACGTCGGGCACGTACCCGTCCTTCTTGGGAGGGGCCAGGAAGGCCACGCTCCTAAAGGGCGTGGGGGGAAGGCCCAGGGCCTCGTACTCCGCCTTGGCCTCCTCCGTGAGGCGGGCGTTGGGCTTGTCCAGGAAGAAGAGGTCCTCCCCCTTCACGTTGAAAAGGAGGACCTTGGCCTGGTGGGCGTCCTCCAAGACCCCGCTTTCCAGGAGGCTCTTGAGGAGGAAGGTGGCGTAGCTGGTCTTGGCCGCCACCCCGCTGATGCCGGAGATGTTCACGTGCCCGCCCTTCACCCCGTTCAGAAACTCCAGGTTCAAATAGGCCACCTCCCCGTTCTTGAGGAGGCCGGCGGGGAGCTTGGTGGTCCCCTTTTGGTTCCGCATGCCCTCGTAGTAGAGGGCGAGCTCCAGGTCCTCCCCCTTCGCCAGGTAGACGGGGGAGCCGGGGTCGGGCGGGAAGAACTCCTCGGGGAGGATGCGGGTCACGCTCACGTGGGCCACGTAGGCCAGGCTCACGGGGATGTGCCCCTCCACCGCCAAGAAGGTGTCCGTATCGTAAGTTTCCCCCTCGTGCACCTTGGCCACGTGGTCCACCATGCCGAAGTAGCGCACCCTGCCCACCTTGGGGTGGAAGCCTTCCACCACCACCAGGTCGTCCAGTCTCAGGAGGCCCTCCCCCTCCACCCCCACCCAGAAGGCCAAGGGGGTGGCCTCCCGGCTACCCAAAACCACGCCCACCCGTTCCATCAACCACCTCCCAAGTACCGAGCCAAAAGCCGGGCCACCACCTCGCGGCTTCCCATCCTACGGCCCAACTCCCTTTCCAAGCCCCCCACGGGGGTGAGGTTCTGGGGCGCCCTGGGGTCCTTCACGGGGTGGGAGGCCAGGGCGGGGAAAAGGCTTAGGGAAAGCGCCGCAAGCCACCCATAGGGGCCATCCAAAGGGGTTTCCAGGCGCAAAAGCCCCGCCTCCGGGGGCCTCACCCCCTCCGGGGGCAGGGGCAGGCGCAGGTACCAGCTTGCAAGCTCCAACCCCTTGCGCCGGATGCGGAAAAGGGGGGTCCTCTCCCCGGGGGCGAGGGCCGCCAAGAGCGCCTCCTTTTCCGGGGGCAGGTAGCGGGCCCAATGGGTCTTGATGTAGCCCAGGATGGGCCCCACCCTCTTGAGGCGCACGGGGCCATCCACCACGAGAAGCCCCCCGGAAAGCTCCTGGGCCACCTCCGCCTCGAGGTTGGCCCTCGCCCGCCGCAAGCCCTCCTGGAGGGCGTAAACCCCTTCCCCCTCCGCCGGGAAAGGCTCGTAGCGGAGTTCCCCTACCCTCAGGGGCTCGGAAAGCCCCACCCCCACCCGGCGCACCCTGGGGGGCAGGAGGCGCATCCTCCCCCCCTCGTAGACCACGGCCCCCGCGGCCACGCACCCCAAAAGGGCAAGCCGCCTTCCCTCCGCCAAAAGCCCCTCCGCCCGCTCCTTGCCGTCCAGGAAGTAAAGGGGCTCGGGCCAAGGGAGGGCCTCCGCCCTCCTCGCCGCCCAGGGCTCCTCCAGGGGCCAGAACCCCTCGGGCTCCGGCCCTTCGGGCAAGAGGTCCTGGGCCTGGGGGAGCTCTAGGGCGTAAAGCCGCCAGGCCATGCCCCTAGATTACCGGGGCGGGGCGGTAGGGGAGGTACTTGGGCTCCCAGAAGCGGCTTTGCACGAAGGCGTAAAGCTCGGGGAAGGAAAGCCCCTGGATGCGCTCTTCCTCCGCCACGCCCTCCTCCAGGGCCTTCCGCATGACCCGGGCGGCCACGTAGGGGGAAACCTCCCTGAGGTGGCGCACCGGGGGGTAAAGGAGGTCGGGGAAGCGCTCTCGGGTGAACTCGTAGAGGGCGTAGGCGGCCTCGAGGACCATCCCGTCCGTCACCTCCCGGGCCCGGGCCAATACCGCCCCCAGGCCGAGCCCAGGGAAGATGAAGGCGTTGTTCCCCTGGCCCACGGGGATGGTCCGGCCCTTGTAGCCCACGGGGGGGAAGGGGCTACCCGCCGCCACCAGGGCCTGCCCTTCCGTCCAGTAGATGAGGTCGTCGGGCAGGGCCTCGCTGGCCGAGGTGGGGTTGGAAAGGGGGAAGATCACGGGCCTAGGGGTGTTTTCCAGCATGGCCCGCACCACGGGCTCGGTGAAGCTTCCCCCCTGGCCCGAAAGGCCGAGGAGCACCGTGGCCCGGGCGTTTTGGATAGTCTCCAAAAGGTTTGGGTACTCGCCGGAAAAACGCCAGTCCCGAAGGCGCTCCCGCTTCTGGGCGAAGGGCCGCTTGTAGGCCTCCATGTTCCGCCCCTCCACCAAAAGCCCCCGGGAGTCCAGGACCAAGACCCGGGCCTTGGCCTCCTCCTCGCTCAGGCCCTCCCGCTTCATCCCCTCCACCAAGGCCCAGGCCACGCCAACCCCCCCGGCCCCCGCCCCGTAGACCACCACCACCTGCTCGGAAAGCCGCTCCCCTTTGAGGCGGCAAGCGGAAAGCACCCCGGCCAGGGCCACGGCCCCCGTGCCCTGGATGTCGTCGTTGAAGGAGGGCACCACCTTGCGGTAGCGCTCCAGCACGGTAAAGGCCGCCTCCTTGGCGAAGTCCTCCCACTGGATGAGGGCCTTGGGGTAGCGCTTGCGCACCGCCTCCACGAAGCGGTCCAGGAACCGGTAGTAGGCCTCGCCCCTCAAGCGCTTGTGCCGCACCCCAAGGTAGAGGGGGTCGTTGAGGAGGTCCTCCCGGTCCGTGCCCACGTCCAACTCCACGGGCAGGGTCTTGTCGGGCCCCACCCCGCCCACGGCGGTGTACAGGGTGAGCTTGCCGATGGCGATGGCCATCCCCCCATACCCCTGGTCCCCGATGCCGAGGATGGCGGAGGAGTCCGTGGCCACGATGAGGCGCACCTCCTCTAGGGGGACATTCGCCAGGGCCTCCTCCACCCGGTCAATGTTTCGGGTGCTCACGGTGAAGCCCCGGGGGTAGCGGTAGATGTGGGAGAACTCCCGCACCGCCTCCCCCACCGTGGGGGTGTAGAGGATGGGGAGCATCTCCTCCAGGTGGTCCACCAAAAGGGCGTAGAAGAGGACCTCGTTGCGGTCTTGGAGGTGGCGGAGGTAGATGTGCTTGTCCAGGGGGGAGGCGATGAGGCGGTAGCGGCGGTAGACCCGTTCCTTCTGCTCCTCCAGGGTGTTCACGTGGGGAGGCAGGAGGCCTTCTAGGCCCAGAGCGCGCCTTTCCTCCTCGGTGAAGGCCGTGCCCTTGTTGAGGAGGGGAAGCCTTAGGAGGAGAAAACCCGTGACGTAAGGCTCCAGGTAACGTTCGCCCTTTTCGTCCCGCTTGACGTCGTAATAGCGGCTAACCGGCATGCCCCTATTTTTCCACCCCAGCCACGGACAATGGCCCCAAAGGGTGGGGAAGCCCCCCGCCCTCGAGGCCCTTCCTCAGACGTTGAAGCCGAACATGCGCATCATCCGCTTCCCCTCCTCCGTCATGCGCGCCGGGGTCCAAGGCGGGGTCCAGACGAACTCCACGTTCACCCCCTGGACCCCAGGTAGGCGCATGACCGCCATCTCCGCATCCGCCTTCACCACGTCCTGGGCGGGGCAGCCGATGGCGGTGAGGGTCATGGTGATGTCCACCATGCCGTTTTCGTGCACCTCCACGTCGTACACGAGGCCTAGGTCCACGATGTTCACCGGGATCTCCGGGTCGTAGACCACCTTGAGGGCCTCGAGGACCTCTTCCTTGGTAGGCAGCTTGGCCTCCGCTTCCATGCCCTTCAGTATACCCGGAAAACCCTATCCCCTTTTCCGGGGTTGTATAATGGCCCCGGTTGGGGAGTAGCCCCAAGCCGGTACCCCGTCAGGACGGGCCTTGGGCCCCGGGGGCCGGGGGCAGGAAGCCCGGGCAAGACCACCGCTCAAGCGGTGGTCTTTTCTTTGTGGAGGTAGGGAATGGAAGCGGGTGTCCTTTCGGTGATCCTCATCCTGGTGGCCCTGGAGGTGATCCTCTCCGCGGACAACGCCCTGATCCTCGGGGTCATCGTGCAGAAGCTTCCCGTGCACCTGAGGCGGAGGGCGCTCTTCTACGGCATCCTGGGCGCCTACGTGCTTAGGGGCCTTGCCCTCCTCTTCGCCGCCCTCGTCATCCAGCTCTGGTGGGTCCAGGTCCTGGGGGCGGCCTACCTCCTCTTTATCGCCCTCAGGCACTTCCTGAAGCCGGAGGAGGCCCACGCCCCGCCCCCTCTAGAGGTGAGCGCCGCCCAGTTCTGGAAGGTGGTGGCCCAGGTGGAGCTCATGGACCTGGCCTTCGCCGTGGACTCGGTCCTGGTGGCCGTGGCCCTTTCCGACAAGCTTTGGGTCATCTACACCGGGGTCTTCCTGGGCATCCTGGCCCTCAGGATGCTGGCAAGCCTGGTGGTCACCCTCCTGGACCGCTACCCCCGCTTCAAGCACCTGGCCTACGTGGTGGTGGGCCTCGCCGGGGTGAAGCTCCTTGTGGGCGGCTGGGACAAGCTCGCCAAGGAGGTCCTCCACCGGCCCGAGCTCGCCCTGGGCCTGGACAAGGAGGCCTTTAGCCTCCTCATCCTGGGGGTCCTCCTCCTGGGAAGCCTTTGGGCCCTGAGAAGGCCCAAGGAGCAAGCCGCCTAGGATGTGGGCCTACCTCGCCCCCGCCTTCGTCCTCTTCCTGGAAGTGGGGTTTCCTTTCGGCCTTTTCGTCCCCGGGGGGGACACCCTGCTCCTGGCCTTGGGGGCTCTGGCGGGGGAGGGGCGGCTTAGCCTCTTCCCCCTTCTCCCCCTTCTCTTCCTGGGAAGCTTCCTGGGGCATGGGGTGGGCTACGCCATCGGCCGGGCCCTGGGCAAGGAGGTGCGCAGGCGGCTACCCGAGGCGCTTCTTGCCCGCGCCGAAAAGGTCTTGATGCGCTTTGGC is a window of Thermus hydrothermalis DNA encoding:
- a CDS encoding NAD-dependent malic enzyme, yielding MPVSRYYDVKRDEKGERYLEPYVTGFLLLRLPLLNKGTAFTEEERRALGLEGLLPPHVNTLEEQKERVYRRYRLIASPLDKHIYLRHLQDRNEVLFYALLVDHLEEMLPILYTPTVGEAVREFSHIYRYPRGFTVSTRNIDRVEEALANVPLEEVRLIVATDSSAILGIGDQGYGGMAIAIGKLTLYTAVGGVGPDKTLPVELDVGTDREDLLNDPLYLGVRHKRLRGEAYYRFLDRFVEAVRKRYPKALIQWEDFAKEAAFTVLERYRKVVPSFNDDIQGTGAVALAGVLSACRLKGERLSEQVVVVYGAGAGGVGVAWALVEGMKREGLSEEEAKARVLVLDSRGLLVEGRNMEAYKRPFAQKRERLRDWRFSGEYPNLLETIQNARATVLLGLSGQGGSFTEPVVRAMLENTPRPVIFPLSNPTSASEALPDDLIYWTEGQALVAAGSPFPPVGYKGRTIPVGQGNNAFIFPGLGLGAVLARAREVTDGMVLEAAYALYEFTRERFPDLLYPPVRHLREVSPYVAARVMRKALEEGVAEEERIQGLSFPELYAFVQSRFWEPKYLPYRPAPVI
- a CDS encoding DNA double-strand break repair nuclease NurA, which translates into the protein MAWRLYALELPQAQDLLPEGPEPEGFWPLEEPWAARRAEALPWPEPLYFLDGKERAEGLLAEGRRLALLGCVAAGAVVYEGGRMRLLPPRVRRVGVGLSEPLRVGELRYEPFPAEGEGVYALQEGLRRARANLEAEVAQELSGGLLVVDGPVRLKRVGPILGYIKTHWARYLPPEKEALLAALAPGERTPLFRIRRKGLELASWYLRLPLPPEGVRPPEAGLLRLETPLDGPYGWLAALSLSLFPALASHPVKDPRAPQNLTPVGGLERELGRRMGSREVVARLLARYLGGG
- a CDS encoding ATP-binding protein — encoded protein: MERVGVVLGSREATPLAFWVGVEGEGLLRLDDLVVVEGFHPKVGRVRYFGMVDHVAKVHEGETYDTDTFLAVEGHIPVSLAYVAHVSVTRILPEEFFPPDPGSPVYLAKGEDLELALYYEGMRNQKGTTKLPAGLLKNGEVAYLNLEFLNGVKGGHVNISGISGVAAKTSYATFLLKSLLESGVLEDAHQAKVLLFNVKGEDLFFLDKPNARLTEEAKAEYEALGLPPTPFRSVAFLAPPKKDGYVPDVDTRLEGVRAYHYDLVQFCQRGLLPFLFADRGFMTNLGFLVQHLTEKLRRLAEGQKGPHLLVDDWPREELPEAKAFDALGKVPLRSFADLVRYLEYKLLGPETGEGEGDRSWTARQARGTLEAFVRRLRASVENVAHLIRGDRPGNPPDPLKGEQVHVVDLAKLSPQAQMFVVGSLLKDVFERKERGQYRGRVFIVLDELNKYAPRDEEGPIKDVLLDIAERGRSLGVILIGAEQTASEVERRVVGNAAIRVVGRLDAAEAERPEYRYLPTTFRQRALILPQGWVILHQPEIPVPLLVRFPFPAWATKREEVLEDNSAEALRRELF
- a CDS encoding metal-sulfur cluster assembly factor translates to MEAEAKLPTKEEVLEALKVVYDPEIPVNIVDLGLVYDVEVHENGMVDITMTLTAIGCPAQDVVKADAEMAVMRLPGVQGVNVEFVWTPPWTPARMTEEGKRMMRMFGFNV
- a CDS encoding DedA family protein, which encodes MWAYLAPAFVLFLEVGFPFGLFVPGGDTLLLALGALAGEGRLSLFPLLPLLFLGSFLGHGVGYAIGRALGKEVRRRLPEALLARAEKVLMRFGPTTLLLAPFLPGVRTALPLLLGALGFPLALYLVLAALGSLLWTQGLVLFAYFLGQRVSPWLLWPLLLLLALLPLLRRR
- a CDS encoding TerC family protein, whose protein sequence is MEAGVLSVILILVALEVILSADNALILGVIVQKLPVHLRRRALFYGILGAYVLRGLALLFAALVIQLWWVQVLGAAYLLFIALRHFLKPEEAHAPPPLEVSAAQFWKVVAQVELMDLAFAVDSVLVAVALSDKLWVIYTGVFLGILALRMLASLVVTLLDRYPRFKHLAYVVVGLAGVKLLVGGWDKLAKEVLHRPELALGLDKEAFSLLILGVLLLGSLWALRRPKEQAA